In Lewinellaceae bacterium, the genomic stretch TAGCTACGAAAGGATACATGTACATGAAAGGTATGCAGGATGCAGGCATGCTGGCATGTGCCAAACATTTTCCAGGACATGGTGATACGGATGTGGATTCGCACCAGGACCTGCCGGTCATCCGGCATTCTATGCAGCACCTGGACAGTATTGAACTGTATCCGTTCAAATCACTGATCCAGCATGGTGTCGGCGGTGTGATGGTTGCCCATTTGTCCGTTCCTGCCATTGACCCGCGACCAAACGTACCGACCACGTTATCCCATGCAGCTATAACCGGGTTATTAAAGGACAAATTGCATTTCAAGGGACTGGTATTTACCGATGCCCTGGAGATGAAGGGAGTCACCAAATACTACCAACCGGGTGAAGTAGCCGTAGAAGCCTTCCTGGCCGGCGATGATATGCTCGTTTTACCGGAAAACATGGAAGAAGCCATGCAGGCGTTCCGGGACGCCTTGGCCAGCGGCAAGATAACCTGGGCCATGATAGAAGCACGTGTCAAACACCTGCTGGAAGCCAAATACCAGTTGGGTATGACGGAATACAAGCCCATAGATCTTAAAAACATCGATGAAGATATCAACAACAATCAGGCACTGGCTCTGAAGCAACGGTTGTATGAAAATGCCATTACGCTGGTCAGCAATGCCCAGCAACGTATCCCGGTTCAGGATATCGCCGACCTGCAGGTAGCCACCGTTGCGATCGGCAGCAATACCCGGACACCCTTTCAGAAAAGAGTAGAAGATTATGTGATCTCCACCCATTTCCAGGCAGATTTTGACCTCATAGGGAGTAAATCTGCTGAGTTCATGAAAGGCTTGGAGGGCAAGGACCTGGTGATCATCAGCCTGGTCGGGATGAGTAAATACAAGAAAGATCAATTCGGAATTTCAGATGAGGCTCTTTCATTTATCGAGCAGGTACGGACCAAATACCCGGTCATCCTGACCGTCTTTGGCAATCCTTACAGCCTCGAATATTTCACCAGGATACCCAATCTGATTTGCGCTTACGAAGACGATCCCATCGCACAGGATGTGACTGCTCAGGCCCTGTTCGGTGCGCTGCCATTCAAAGGCAGATTGCCGGTCACAGCCGGAAAATCGTTTCCCTACAGTACGGGTATCGAAACGGCAAGCCTGGAGCGGCTGGGTTATGCCCTGCCTGAACGGGTCGGCATGTGTTCCGACTCCCTGCGTATGGTTGATGCACTGGTATCCCACCTGATACGTCAGCACGCCGCACCCGGCTGTCAGGTCCTGATCGCCAAGGATAACAAGATCATTTACGAAAAAGCCTTTGGCAAACACACCTATGACCAGGGCCCTAATGTCCAGCTTACAGATCTTTATGACGTAGCCTCCATTACCAAAGTGGCAGCGACCACTATGGCTGTCATGAAACTCTATGAACTGGGAGAAATTCACCTTAATGAAACGCTGGCAGAGGCGCTGCCCGAGCTGAAGGAAACGAATAAATCGGACATGAAGATCGAAGAAGTTATGGCTCACCATAGCGGACTGATCGGCTGGATCCCATTTTACCGGCAGACGACCATTGGAAGCAAGAAATCGGCCAAACCGGATCCACAATTTTACCGGAACACTGCTTCACGCGTATATAGCGTGCCGGTAGCTCAGGACCTGTACATGAAAGAAAGTTATGAAGATTCCATCTGGCAAAAGATTTACGATTCGGACCTGAGATCCACTAAGAACTACCGCTATTCCGATCTGGGGTTTTATCTGATGGCAAAAGTCGTCCAGCGAACTTCCCAGGTGCCTCTGGACAAGTTTGTTGATTCTTTGTTTTATCATCCGATGGGATTACGGCACACCGCTTTCAATCCTTACCGGGTATTCCTGAAGAAGCAGATCGTTCCGACCGAAGAAGACCACTATTTCCGCAATCAAATGGTCCAGGGCTATGTCCAGGATCTGGGAGCTGCAATGCTGGGTGGCGTCAGTGGTCATGCCGGATTATTTACCAATGCGGAAGATCTGGCCTCAATAATGCAGATGTTGCTCAATGGAGGCACCTACGGGGGTAAAAAATATTTAAAGGAGGAAACCATCAAGCGTTTTACCACCAGATTTACCGGATCCTCTCGGCGCGGCATCGGATTTGACATGAAAGAGCTGGATATCCACAAACCCGCAAACATGGCATCCAAGGCCAGCTATGCTACGTTTGGCCATACAGGCTTTACCGGCACCTGCGTGTGGGCAGACCCGGAGTTGAACCTCATCTTTGTTTTCCTTTCCAACCGGACCTACCCCAACTCAAACGTCAACCTGCTCAACCGAGAAAATTACCGCGAGCGCATCCATGAAGTCATCTATGGGGCCATTGATCATTAAGTACTTCAAAGGGCTATCCACTGATCGGTAATTGATTAGTTTAGTGCCATGAATCTGGCTTTCCATATTGCCAAGAGGTACCTGGTCGGGAAAAGGACGACCCAAGCGATCAACCTGATAACCGGGATATCGATGATCGGCATTACGGTCGGCACCTGTGCTCTGATTCTTATCCTCAGCGTTTTTAATGGATTTCAGGGACTTATATACCAATTGTTCAATTCATTCAACCCGGACCTCAAGGTAACTCCGGTCAACGGCAAAATATTTGTTCCGGATCCGGACACGCTGGCTACCATACGATCAATGGATGGCGTCCTCTATGTTTCGGAAACATTGGAGGAAACCGCCTTGTTTGAATATAAAAAAGCTTCCGATGCCGGCATGCTCAAAGGTGTGGATACCTTCTATCACCATGTGACGCTCATTGACTCGGTACTGATCCAGGGCGTGGACCGACTGAACGACACCATGGGCAATTATGCCATTCTCGGATCCGGGATGGAATCAGCTATCGGTGCCAATATCCAGGACGCATTCAATCCCATCACGGTGTACATGCCCCGCAAAACGCGATCATCGCTGGACCGCTCCTTTGAGACCAAGTTCATTTATCCGTCCGGGATATTTTCATTACAGCAGGATTACGACAAAGAGCTCGTCATCGCTCCTTTGCCACTGGTTCGTGGATTATTGGGTTTTAACCAGGAGGTATCATCCCTGGAAATACGACTGGATCCCCGGGTGAACCCTCAGGAAACCCAAATCCGGATCGAGACATTGCTGGGAGGACGTTTCCGGGTACAGAATAAACTGGAACAGCAGTCATCATTTCTCCGGCTCATGAATATTGAGAAATGGGTTGCATTTGCCATTCTTTCCCTGGCCATGTTGCTGGTAGTGGTCAATTTGATCGGTGCCTTATGGATGATCGTGCTGGATAAGAAACAGGATATAGCCCAGTTGAAGGCGATGGGAGCTCCCAGCCGGCTGATACGCGATATCTTTTTATACCTCGGGTTCCTGCTTGGTGGTATCGGGTTGCTTGTAGGATTCATTCTGGCACTCATCATCTATGGCCTGCAGATTCGCTACAAGTTGCTGTCCATGGGAGAGGGATTTATCGTTGATGCCTATCCCATTAAGATCATGGCTATTGATTTCATAGCCACGACAGTGATCGTAATGGTGGTGGTGGGGCTGGCCTCTATTCTTCCGGCTCTACGGGCGGATAAGGTAGGAGCCTATCTTCGCGAAGAGTGATATATTTGCCGAAATTTTCACTGATGGAAGATTGGGAATTGGATTTTAGATGGTTGCGGCTCCGGCATTTTGTGAAGGACCGTTTTAAAAAGAATGAACTTCCTGATCTCAATGCGTTGTTGTTCCTAATTGGAATTCAGGAACTTGGTCAGCTCAGGACCAAATTCACCAAAGAAGAGAAACAGGATTTGATGCATATTGCAGTATGCAGGTTGCTCAGCACCGACGGATATTATACCTTTGACGGGCTCGATACGGAAGGGTGGCCACATTGGGTGCGAACCAAACAACTTCCTTATCAGGGAGTAGCTGAACAGGCTGCGTATCTCAAGGAAAAGGTTATCAGCTATTTTGCAGACATTTTTGAAGAAGAATAATCAGAATATGAGAGCGTTGATTCGTTTATTTTTTGGAGCTCTGATCGTGATGAGCTTTACCCATTGTCAATCCGGAGGCAAAGATGTGCCTTTCGAAATTGAAACCCCATACGGAACGATGAAGGGTGTCCTCTACAAGGAAACACCGAAACATCAGGCTAACTTCATTAAGCTTGCCAAACAAGGATATTATGATGGACTGTTGTTCCACCGGGTTATTCAGGGATTTATGATCCAGGGAGGTGATCCGAATTCATCCACCGCACAGCCTGGCCAAATGTTGGGTGACGGTGGTCCCGGATATGTCATCGATGCTGAGATCGGGCTACCACACTTCAAAGGAGCGTTGGCTGCGGCAAGGCAGGGTGATCAGGTAAATCCGGAAAAGAAATCTTCCGGCTCCCAGTTTTACATCGTTCAGGGGCAGAAATTTGAAGAAGGATTTTTGGATCAGATGGCCCAGCAGAAGGGAATCACCTATACGCCTGAACAGCGTAAACGCTATATGGAAGTTGGTGGTTATCCGCCTCTGGACAATGATTATACAGTGTTTGGCGCCATTACGGAAGGACTGGATATTATTGATTCCATAGCGGCCGTGGCCACCGACCAAAATAACCGGCCGACTGAAAACATTACTATGAAGATTCGTATCTTGAATTGATGCAGACCATGACGAAATACGCAGCATTTATTGCGATCATCGGATTTGGCCTGTTATCCTGTGGTCGTCCGATCGCACGGTTTACCTATCAGGAGACGTCCCGTCAGGCGCCGGACACCGTACATTTTGATAATCAATCGGAGAAGGCGGAGACTTACGAATGGGATTTCGGCGACGGGAATCATTCGACAGTGGCCGACCCCGTAAACCGGTACATCCATTCCGGTAATTATGTCGTTCGGTTGACGGCTGCAAAAGGAAAGAAAAAACGCATAATGGAAAAAAGAATACAGATCAGCCCACCGGACAAATGCCTGGTTGAGATCGAGACCCGCTTTGGAAATATGCTGGTAGAACTTTATGATGAGACGCCCCAGCACCGCGATAACTTTCTCAAACTTACCGAGGAAGGATATTTTGACGGATTGTTGTTTCACCGGGTTATCGATGGTTTCATGATCCAGGGCGGAGACCCGGAATCCCGTGACGCACCATCCGGAAAAGCTCTTGGTATGGGCGGTCCTGGTTATCAGGTGCCTGCAGAGTTCAATCCCAAATACATCCACGTCAAAGGTGCACTGGCAGCCGCCAGGCAGGGTGACCAGGTAAATCCGGAGAAGAAATCCTCCGGCTCCCAGTTTTACATCGTCCAGGGCAAGCCGGTCAGCGAGAGTAATCTCCAACTCACAGAAGCACGCAATGGGATCCAATACACCCCTGAACAGAAGGAAGAATACATGACCATCGGAGGCACACCATTCCTGGATCAGGGATATACGGTATTTGGCCAGGTCATTGACGGCCTTAATGTCATTGACTCTATCGCAACGGTACGCACCGATAGCCGCGACCGTCCGATGGAAGACGTGGCGATGAAAATTCGCGTGATCAAATGAAACATGCTGAAATCCTGGGTATCGACATCGGAGCTACCGGCATCAAAGGTGCCCCGGTCGATATCATGAAAGGAGAGCTGACAGCTGCAAGGTATAAACTGGATACTCCGTCATCCGGCAAGCCTAAAGATGTCGCTAAAGTGGTGGCAGAGCTCGTTGATAAGTTTGGCTGGACCGGCCCGATAGGATTTGGGTTTCCGGGTGTGATCCAGCATGGGGTTGCCAAGACCTCCGCAAACCTGGATAATGACTTCATCGGCGTTAACTTACGTGAGCTCTTTCACGAAACTCTGGGGCTCCCTACTTACGTGGCTAATGATGCTGATGTGGCGGGGATGGCAGAGATTGCTCACGGCAGGGGACGTGGCGTGATGGGCACGGTACTGATGATCACGATCGGTACAGGTCTCGGATCTGCATTGTTCCGTGATGGCGTCCTGATTCCCAATACCGAATTTGGCCATTTGTTGTATAAAAAGAGTGTTTTTGAACACTATGCCTCCAATCGCGCCCGTAAGGAGAAGAAGATGAGCTGGCTGGAATGGGGTCGGCAATTCACCATTTATCTCAATCATCTGAATCTGTTGCTGTCTCCGGATTTATTCATACTGGGCGGGGGCATCAGTAAAAAATTCGAACAGTGGAAGACCCATATCAAGGTATCGGTACCTATCACAGATGCCTTGCTACGGAATGATGCCGGAATCATCGGGGCCGCCATGTATGCAGCCAGTAAAATTCCTGCCAGCATCTAGTTCCAGCGGATTTGCACGCCTGAACCTTGCCGGACAAGACCGTTACTTACCCGAACTTCAGACAAAAAAAACAGGAAGCGGGATCTCCACTTCCTGTCACAAATTTTTTCTTAACAGTTGGTTCGGTTTATTTCTTATGTTCCTCCAGGTAGTAGCGGAACATACTGCTTACTTCCTTGTCGTGCCGTAGTTCGTCATTAAAACGAAAGACAACTTCATGGTTGGTCACATCTTCCTGTAAGGCAGATTCCAACAGATGAATACCTTCCTTGCGATCGCCTGTCAATAGATGTATGGCGCCCCGGATGTAGGTGAGGTCCGTATCCACGGTGAAGTTTTCTGCTTTATTCAGGGTCTTCATGGCGTTCTCCAGTTGATTGGTGTGTACCAGGAAATCCAGGTATTCAACCCAATTGGAGGTATCCTCGGGCGTGATGCGAATGGCTTCCTTGAAGTGCTTGGAAGCTTTTCTCAGGTTACCGGTTTTCCAGTAGCAGAAGGCCAGTTGCACCTGGTATTCTTCCCGGCTGTCTTCGATATCCGTAGCCCGGGACAGTGCATTCAGTGCATAATGCCACTTTTCTTCATTGATAAAACACAATCCAAGAAAGTAGAAGATCTCGTCATTGAAAGGATCCATTTTGGCGGCCTTCATGAGGATCTTCTTGGCTTTATGATACTGTTTCAGATGGATATGACATTCACTGAGTTGTACCAGGGTTTCTACCTCTACGCCAAATTTGCTGATGATCTCGTGAAAGAGCGAGATGGCTTTGTGGTACTCCTGGATCTGAATGTACAGTTCCACACAGTCGCGGTAAGCTATTTCAAAACGGTCATCGATCAGGAAAGCATATTCCAATGCATTGATCGCCTCCGGATATTCACCCAGGCAGGTGTAGGCATGACCCAGATTATACCAGGCGTGCTGGGAATAGGGATCGATGTCGATCAACTGCCGGTGAAAAACAAGACTTTCTTCGTAGCGCTTGGACAGCTCTACACTGACCCACATTTTTTCCAACGCCTCGATATTCCTTGGGTCCTGAGCTAAGGCTTCTTTCAAAGTGAAGAACATGAAGTCAAAATCTTTCATGTGCTCATAAACATACGCTTCACAGATCAGCAAACGGGTGTGTTGCGGACTGTCAGCGATCACTTTGTAGTCTTGCAGTTGTTGTAACGCGTCTTCGTACTGTTCCTGTTCACACAGGATCAGGGAGCGAAGAATGACAATTTCAATTTCTGTAGGTGCCAATGATTCGGCTTTCCTCAGGATTTGGTTAGCTTCCTCGAGGTCTCCCATCCTTAACAACAACCGTCCTTTTGCCAGGTAAAACTCTACTTGATATTTGTGCTTTCCTATGGCGATCTCAACCACTTCCATGGCTTTCTCCCATTGCTCATCCTGCTCGTAATAGCTGATGATATCAAGTATACGTTCTTCACCCAGAAACCTTATCTCTCCACGGGGATCATTGGACTCGAACTGGTGGACCAATTCGATGATGGCTTCGTTGAGTTTAGTTCGTTGTTCCATTACTGCTTTAGGGATTATAAATATAAAGCGAGGGTAAATATACACAATAACATTTCAAAAAGAGTACGCGTCCGGCGATGTTTTTGTCAGCTAAAAAAGGTATTATCACTTTTTCTAATCTCAATTAATAGCTTGACATATAAATAGATATACATTTAATTTATTTGATTTGTAATACTTACCATTTCTAATTCACTCTACCCCACAGCATAACACATGTACTTATTTTCCTAATTGAAATCAGTTCAGGAGTGTTAAAGTCTAAATTAACACGTAATTGGCAGAATTTAACTTTTTTCAGGTATTCTCAGGATGCTTACCAGGAATACACCGGCGAAAATGAGGGCTCCGGCTACTAATTTATAACCGGTAAGTTTTTCGATACCCAGTCCGGTGGCCAGAATAGCGGCTATAAATGGCTGCAGGTAGATGTATATTCCAACCGTGGAGGAAGGCACAAATTTTAACGCATAGCCATTAAGCAGGTAGGCTAGATAGGTGGTACCCAACAGAACGTAGGCTATCCCCAGCCAGGCGTCCACCGGGATTGAAGCCCAATCCGTTTCCGGAAGGTATGCCATGCCGAATGGGATGACCCAGATGAGGCCCAGGGTAAACACCCATTTGATAACTGTCACGGCCGGGTACCGGTGCATCATTTCTTTGACCAGTACCAGATAGATGCCGTAACTGGTGGCATTGATCAGGATCAGCAGGTCTCCCCAGGATTCGAAGCGGATATTCCAGCTGCCACGGGTGATCAGGAGGATGGCGCCGGCAGCGCCGATCACCATACCGGCTATTTTCAAAGGGGTCAGATGCTCCCGCCGCATAAGGACAGATGTTAGCAGAACAATAATGGGTGAGGAGGTCATGACGATGCTGGCATTGATCGGAGTGGTCGCTTTGAGTCCGGCAAAAAAACAAAGTTGATTGATACCAACTCCAAAAAGGGAAACGAGCAGCAGATAGGGTATCCGGTGTCTCGGCATGCGTTGTGGCACCCACATCAGATCCGTTATCCAGAAGAGAAGTGCGGCAAAAGCAACCCGCAGGAGAATGAAAACGAACGGATGCAGGAACTCGCGGGTCATCACATCCCTGGCGACGATAAAATTACCTCCGTAAATGATCGCTACCGCGATGAGAGCCAGATGAGCCTTAAAATGCGTCTGTTGGTTCATACTGGCCGCAAAGGTACTACGGGAAAAAAATGGGAACCAATAAAAAAGGCCGTCCAGAAAAGGGACGGCCTCCTACTAAACCTTCAAATAGGACAAATTCTAAATTCAATCGTTGCGGTTCCGCACAGCCTGGAGCAGCTTGGCATTAAAGTCCCGTTCGACCACAAATACCATCGCTGCTTTTCGAGCAGGAATACTCTTTTTCAGGTCTGCATAGAGTTTGCGCTTCAATTCCAGCTCCTTGGCGTCATTGTCAAACCATTCTTCGATCATCTGCTCAGCTTCGGTGTCAGAGATTAACGCCAGATCCTGTTTTCGGACCGGCATACGCAATTGACGGGTGGCGTCGCGGTACCGGTTGTATATCGGCCAGAAGACTTGAGATTCCTCGGGGGTGAGTTGCAACTTCTCCGTAAAAAAAGCAATACGGTAAGAGTCGATTCGATCCCCCGCCGCAGCCTTCTGTGCTGCCAGTATTGTAGTCATCAGCATCATGGAACCCAGAAAGATCCATCTTAATTGTTTCATATCAGAAGTAGTTTTAGAGAATATCTTCAATATTTATCGCTTCGTTTTCCAGATAATTCCGGATATCATCCACAGGTATATCCGGTGTATTCAGTTCCTGTACATCATCATTATCCAGCACCTGAGCAAAGTCCTCTTCATCCAGGGCGCCGATTTCCTGTTCCAGATAATGGAGGATGATGTCCGGTGGTGGCACCTCCGCGGCTAATGGGTTAACAGGTGTATTGGATGGGCGCAGCGACCACCAGGCGGCACCGGTCACCAGGATGACTGCGGCGGCGATTTGCACCCATCTTCTACGAACAAGGTGAAGGATACGTGTTGAATGCTTTGGACCGGATGCTGAAGCCACGCGCTGCAGGATATCCTGTTCCAGACCTGAGAAATAACCGGCCGGCACCTCCGGGTGCTGATCAGCCTGCCTCTTTTTCAGATCGGCCAGCAGTGGGCTAATCTGTTCCAGTTCCTTAATGATGTCGGATTTATACTTTGTCATGGCTACAGGCTCGCTTGTTTGATAAAGGATTCAATCTTTTTCACGGCGTGATGATAAGATGCCTTCAGGGCTCCCTCGGAAGTGCCTAATGTAGTGGCCATTTCCTGATAAGGCATTTCATCGTAATACCGCATACAGAAAACCATTTTTTGCTTCTCCGGCAAGGTGTCGATGGCAGCCTTCAACTGCCGGTCGATGGACTCGCCGTCGTAATATGTGCCGTGAGTGGCCATCTGGGCGACCCCGACCGCTGCATCTACATCCAATGTTGGCTGTTTACGCTTTTGAAAAGTCAGCGCCTCGTTTGTTGCTATCCGGTACATCCAGGTATACAGCGAACTTTTACCTTCAAACTGATGTATAGCGCGGTAAACTTTCATAAACGTATTCTGTGTCACATCATTGGCATCGTCGTGATCAGGAACGATCCGCCGTATCTGGTAATAGATCCGCTCCTGATATTTCTGGACCAGTCCCCGGAACCCTCGTTCGATTTGCCCGTCATGGCAGATCATTGTAATAATTTGGTCGTCACTCAGGGTCGTCAACAGATCCTTATTTTAGGGTTAGACATACTTTGCAATGGAAGGTTTAATGGCACGATGTAGTTTTAATTAAAAAGTTTATCCTGGCTGTACGAAGGCATCGATGCGGTCAATATTCAGGATGGTTCCCTCGGAAGTCGGCTCGTACATCAATTCAAACTGGGCACCCCAGACCAGCTCATCGGCCGTGTAGGAATAATTGGAATGAACTTCCTGGGCATACGTTTCATCGAATGCACGCGTGGTGATCATGATCTCGGCATGACTGGCTATCAATTGTTCCCTGGACTTTGCGAATAAGGGGCTGTTTTCATCAATGTAATGCACCAGCGTCCAATTTGCCGGAAACATGATCACCCGGTCCCGGACAAGGTCCAGTGCTGCAAATCGCCTTTTGGCTTGTTCACCTGCTTCCTGGGCAATCCAGGAAATGATCATGTTCGCTTCCACATTAAATAATTTATTACGGCGCAGATTGACCATGCGGAATAACAGCCGGGGCACTTCCTCCTCGTAGTTGACCAGCATATTCCGGCTAAAGCGTATCCGTGTCTGTGGTCTTGAAAACCGGACAAACGACAGACCGGTGAAGATGGAGAAGCTGAACAGACCGAGAAATCCGGACAAGGCTGCCAGCCAGTTGGCTCCGATGCCTTCCGGGCTCAGCACACCATATCCAACTGTCGTAAAGGTCTGTATACTGAAAAAGAATGCCTGACGAAGATTGTTCATGAACGTCCCGGGATGCGTACCCTGGATCTGATCGATCCCGATCCATAGAAAGGCCAGAGCAAGTACCAGATTGATAAAAACGAACATGGTAAAAGCCAGGATAAGAAATCTACCCCACTTCATGTGAACAAGCCAGTGGTATACATCACGGGTCTTTTTACCCTTACGCCGGATGTTGAATGAGCCATCCTTATTGATCAGCCGGTGTTTGTCTCCGGTTACCTTGCTGCTGAAACCAAAGTCATCCCGGTTTTCAGAGCGGACTAAAATGGATCTTTTCATCCTGATGGACATGTGATTGCGTTTAGATGGATCAATTCAATTTGCTTGTAGGTTAGGGTTGTTCGGATTGGTGTGTCAATTCAAGAGTTATTCGGAATTCATGCAACTGTTCTAATGCAAGATTTGGGTTAAATTAGCCAAACTTTAAAGCACGGACAAGATCATGTTTCAGAAGTTAAGCGGGGTGATTTTAAAATGGTGGGGATGGAAGTCATCGGGGTACGATACACGTGCATTAAAAAAAGTTATTTATGCGGTAGCTCCGCACACATCCTATAAAGACTTCTTTCTAGGCGTGCTGGTACGCTCCGAGCGTGGCATCCGGTCCAATTTTATCGGCAAGGACAGCTTGTTCAAACCGCCGTTTGGGTTCATTTTCTACTGGCTGGGAGGCCACCCGGTCGATCGTAGTCAGCACAACAATATGGTACAGGCGATCATAGATGTATTCAATAAAAACGACCATTTTTCACTCGCTGTGGCACCGGAAGGAACCCGTGAGCAGGTCGATAAATTTAAGACCGGATTCTATTATATTGCCAGAGGAGCCGGAGTACCCATCGTGATGGTGCGCATAGATGCGATCCGGAAAGAAATGCAATTTTCCGAGCCTTTCTGGCCCGGTGATAATGCAGAAAAAGATTTAGCGTTCATATACAATCATTTTAAAGGTATTAAAGGTTTTGTGCCTGAAAAGAGCATCCTATGAGTTTTACACCCAAACGCTGGCAAGGGGCAGCTTTTTTGATCCTGCTGGTATTACTTTACCTGGGCAATTCACAAGGCCGTGCA encodes the following:
- a CDS encoding acyltransferase, with product MFQKLSGVILKWWGWKSSGYDTRALKKVIYAVAPHTSYKDFFLGVLVRSERGIRSNFIGKDSLFKPPFGFIFYWLGGHPVDRSQHNNMVQAIIDVFNKNDHFSLAVAPEGTREQVDKFKTGFYYIARGAGVPIVMVRIDAIRKEMQFSEPFWPGDNAEKDLAFIYNHFKGIKGFVPEKSIL
- a CDS encoding transporter; the encoded protein is MSIRMKRSILVRSENRDDFGFSSKVTGDKHRLINKDGSFNIRRKGKKTRDVYHWLVHMKWGRFLILAFTMFVFINLVLALAFLWIGIDQIQGTHPGTFMNNLRQAFFFSIQTFTTVGYGVLSPEGIGANWLAALSGFLGLFSFSIFTGLSFVRFSRPQTRIRFSRNMLVNYEEEVPRLLFRMVNLRRNKLFNVEANMIISWIAQEAGEQAKRRFAALDLVRDRVIMFPANWTLVHYIDENSPLFAKSREQLIASHAEIMITTRAFDETYAQEVHSNYSYTADELVWGAQFELMYEPTSEGTILNIDRIDAFVQPG